One Solanum lycopersicum chromosome 2, SLM_r2.1 genomic region harbors:
- the LOC101249604 gene encoding chloride channel protein CLC-b, producing the protein MEEPRLVEEATANDINGQLNEEERDPESNSLRQPLLKRNRTLSSSPFALVGAKVSHIESLDYEINENDLFKHDWRRRSRVQVLQYVFLKWSLAFLVGLLTGVTATLINLAIENIAGYKLRAVVDYIDNRRYLMGFAYFAGANFVLTLIAALLCVCFAPTAAGPGIPEIKAYLNGVDTPNMFGATTLFVKIIGSIAAVSASLDLGKEGPLVHIGACFASLLGQGGPDNYRLKWRWLRYFNNDRDRRDLITSGSSSGVCAAFRSPVGGVLFALEEVATWWRSALLWRTFFSTAVVVVILRAFIEYCKSGKCGLFGKGGLIMFDVSGVSVTYHPVDIIPIALIGIIGGLLGSLYNYVLHKVLRLYNLINEKGKLHKLLLALSVSLFTSISMYGLPFLAKCKPCDPSIQGSCPGTGGTGNFKQFNCPNGYYNDLATLLLTTNDDAVRNIFSINTPGEFQVSSLIIYFVLYCILGLITFGIAVPSGLFLPIILMGSAYGRLLAIAMGSYTKIDPGLYAVLGAASLMAGSMRMTVSLCVIFLELTNNLLLLPITMLVLLISKSVGDCFNLSIYEIILELKGLPFLDANPEPWMRNITVGELADVKPPVVTLRGIEKVGRIVEVLKNTTHNGFPVVDEGVVPPVGLPIGATELHGIVLRTHLLLVLKKKLFLHERRRTEEWEVREKFSWIDLAERWGKIEDVAVTKSEMEMYVDLHPLTNTTPYTVVESMSVAKAMVLFRQVGLRHMLIVPKYQAAGVSPVVGILTRQDLRAHNILTVFPHLVKSKSGKKH; encoded by the exons ATGGAAGAACCAAGATTAGTAGAGGAAGCAACAGCAAATGACATCAATGGACAACtcaatgaagaagaaagagatcCAGAGAGCAATTCATTGCGACAGCCTCTACTCAAAAGAAACAGGACCCTGTCATCCAGTCCATTTGCTTTGGTTGGAGCTAAAGTCTCACATATCGAAAGTTTAGACTATGA GATCAACGAGAATGATCTCTTCAAGCATGACTGGAGAAGGAGATCCAGAGTTCAAGTATTACAATATGTATTCTTGAAATGGTCACTGGCATTTTTGGTTGGGCTTCTTACAGGAGTTACAGCAACACTTATCAATCTTGCAATTGAAAATATTGCTGGCTACAAACTTCGTGCTGTAGTGGACTATATCGATAACAGAAG GTACCTTATGGGATTTGCATATTTTGCGGGTGCTAATTTTGTGCTCACTCTGATAGCCGCCCTTCTCTGTGTGTGCTTCGCGCCTACTGCTGCAGGGCCTGGAATTCCTGAAATCAAAGCCTATCTTAACGGTGTAGATACTCCCAACATGTTTGGAGCAACCACACTTTTTGTCAAG ATCATTGGAAGCATAGCAGCAGTTTCTGCAAGCTTAGACCTTGGGAAAGAAGGGCCATTGGTTCACATTGGCGCTTGCTTTGCTTCCTTACTAGGTCAAGGTGGTCCAGATAATTACCGACTCAAATGGCGTTGGCTCCGTTACTTCAACAACGATCGGGACAGGCGAGATCTCATCACGTCTGGATCATCATCAGGTGTGTGTGCTGCTTTCCGTTCTCCAGTTGGTGGTGTCCTATTTGCTTTAGAGGAAGTGGCAACATGGTGGAGAAGTGCACTTCTCTGGAGAACTTTCTTTAGCACAGCAGTTGTGGTGGTGATACTTAGGGCCTTTATAGAATACTGCAAATCTGGCAAATGTGGACTCTTTGGAAAAGGAGGGCTTATCATGTTTGATGTGAGTGGTGTCAGTGTTACGTACCATCCTGTGGACATCATTCCTATTGCACTGATTGGAATCATAGGTGGACTTTTGGGAAGCCTTTATAATTATGTCCTCCACAAAGTTCTCAGACTCTACAATCTCATCAACGA GAAGGGAAAACTACATAAGCTTCTTCTCGCTCTGAGCGTCTCCCTTTTCACCTCCATTAGCATGTATGGACTTCCTTTTTTGGCCAAATGCAAGCCTTGTGATCCATCAATTCAAGGGTCCTGTCCTGGCACTGGAGGGACAGGAAACTTCAAGCAATTCAACTGTCCAAACGGCTATTACAATGATCTCGCTACTCTTCTCCTTACAACCAATGATGATGCAGtacgaaatattttttccataaatacTCCCGGTGAATTCCAAGTTTCATCTCTTATTATCTACTTTGTACTGTATTGCATCTTGGGACTCATCACTTTTGGGATTGCTGTGCCATCTGGTCTCTTCCTTCCAATCATCCTCATGGGTTCAGCTTATGGTCGTTTGCTTGCCATTGCCATGGGatcatatacaaaaattgatccaGGGTTGTATGCCGTTCTCGGAGCAGCTTCCCTTATGGCTGGTTCAATGAGAATGACTGTTTCTCTTTGCGTCATATTTCTTGAGCTGACAAACAATCTTCTCCTTCTGCCAATAACAATGCTTGTTCTTCTTATATCAAAAAGTGTAGGAGACTGCTTCAACctaagtatttatgaaataatattggAGCTGAAAGGTCTACCTTTCTTGGATGCCAACCCTGAGCCATGGATGAGAAATATCACTGTTGGTGAACTTGCTGATGTAAAGCCACCAGTAGTTACGCTTCGTGGAATTGAGAAGGTGGGACGTATCGTGGAGGTCCTGAAGAACACCACACATAACGGATTCCCTGTAGTAGATGAAGGGGTGGTACCACCAGTGGGGCTGCCAATTGGGGCAACTGAATTGCACGGTATTGTCCTAAGAACTCATCTACTTTTGGTTCTCAAGAAAAAGTTGTTCCTTCATGAAAGACGGAGGACAGAGGAGTGGGAAGTGAGAGAGAAATTCTCCTGGATTGATTTAGCTGAGAGATGGGGTAAGATTGAAGATGTGGCAGTTACAAAGAGTGAAATGGAGATGTATGTTGACTTGCATCCCTTGACCAATACAACCCCCTATACTGTGGTAGAAAGCATGTCAGTGGCTAAAGCAATGGTGCTCTTCAGGCAAGTGGGGCTTCGCCACATGCTCATAGTACCGAAATATCAAGCAGCAGGG GTATCTCCGGTGGTGGGAATCTTAACCAGGCAAGACTTGAGAGCCCACAACATTTTGACTGTTTTCCCTCATCTGGTGAAGTCAAAAAGTGGCAAAAAGCACTGA
- the LOC101248838 gene encoding small ribosomal subunit protein bS21c, whose translation MAVSSIANLFSFFNPSKPPTPKAPTLQFSPSAVDSLTSSRPNNDSSSMVVSSNDNHKYPILPVSSSDSDVMAVTCPSLAYANTLYFRSAYNVQVIVGDNEPEEKLLGRFRREVMRAGVIQECKRRRYFENSQDEKKRRTRDAARRNRRRRGPPRNFSDDKQETTKSKRDDDGEDNWELPDGGVAF comes from the exons ATGGCTGTCTCATCCATAGCCAATCTCTTCTCCTTCTTCAACCCTTCCAAACCCCCAACACCCAAAGCTCCAACCCTTCAATTCTCTCCCTCCGCCGTTGATTCTCTCACTTCTTCAAGACCTAACAATGATTCTTCGTCAATGGTCGTTTCATCCAATGACAATCACAAATACCCAATATTACCAGTATCGTCTTCTGATTCCGATGTTATGGCCGTAACTTGTCCCTCACTTGCTTATGCGAACACCCTTTACTTCAGATCGGCTTATAATGTTCAGGTTATTGTGGGTGATAATGAACCGGAAGAAAAGCTTCTCGGCCGATTTAGGAGGGAGGTTATGAGAGCTGGGGTAATCCAGGAGTGCAAGCGTAGGAGATATTTTGAGAACTCGCAAGATGAGAAGAAGCGCAGGACGCGTGACGCTGCTAGGCGCAATCGTAGAAG ACGTGGCCCACCAAGAAACTTCTCAGATGATAAGCAAGAAACGACTAAGAGTAAGAGGGATGACGATGGGGAAGATAACTGGGAACTTCCTGATGGAGGTGTTGCCTTTTGA
- the LOC101248354 gene encoding SWI/SNF complex component SNF12 homolog, with protein MSVNNNNNPNKNIGGPSSFGNSPPGNPMAHLQAQSQGQQQMPSGFPGAFQLSQLSAAHAQAIAQAQSKVQAHAQAQAQAQAAHAQFQAQLQAQGLSLSQAHALGNFGSSSPSMPGSALAKRLPQKPPVRPPAFTTTNTISPMRTMELSAAARRKKQKLPEKHMNEKVAAILPESSLYTQLLEFESRVDSALTRKKVDIQESLKNPPTIQKTLRIYVFNSFANQVRTIPKKPTAEPPTWTLKIVGRILEEGMDPDQAAMFQKTSSMYPKFSTFFKRVTISLDQKLYPDNHIIIWDSARSPAPQDGFEVKRKGEQEFTANLRLELNYMPEKYKLSPALTEVLGIEVETRARIVSSIWHYVKARKLQNPDDPSYFNCDPPLQKVFGEGKVKFNTVTQKITPHLSPPQPIHLEHRIKLSGNNPVGTACYDVLVDVPFPIQRELNALLANTEKTKEIETCDEAICSAIRKIHEHRRRRAFFLGFSQSPVEFIDALLESQSKDLKVVSGEPSRNVEKERRSQFYSQPWVEDAVIRYLNRKPAAADAPGSG; from the exons ATGTCggttaacaataataataacccTAACAAGAATATCGGAGGACCATCTTCCTTTGGCAATTCACCGCCGGGGAATCCGATGGCACATCTCCAGGCACAATCACAAGGCCAGCAACAGATGCCTTCAGGGTTTCCTGGGGCATTTCAGCTATCGCAGCTATCTGCTGCACATGCCCAAGCAATTGCTCAAGCTCAGTCGAAAGTTCAGGCTCATGCGCAAGCTCAAGCACAAGCTCAAGCTGCTCATGCCCAGTTTCAGGCCCAGTTACAGGCTCAGGGTTTATCTCTTAGCCAGGCTCATGCTCTTGGCAATTTTGGTTCTTCCTCACCCTCGATGCCTGGAAGTGCTTTGGCAAAACGCTTACCTCAGAAACCTCCTGTGCGGCCACCTGCATTCACAACTACTAACACAATTTCTCCAATGAGAACAATGGAGCTTTCAGCGGCTGCTCGTAGGAAAAAGCAGAAGCTTCCTGAGAAGCACATGAACGAGAAGGTGGCAGCCATTTTGCCTGAATCTTCCCTTTATACTCAGCTCCTTGAGTTTGAATCTCGGGTTGATTCCGCTTTAACAAGAAAGAAAGTTGACATCCAGGAGTCATTGAAGAATCCACCTACTATTCAGAAGACGCTTCGAATTTATGTATTCAATAGTTTTGCTAATCAGGTTCGTACCATTCCTAAGAAGCCAACAGCTGAACCTCCTACATGGACTCTTAAGATTGTAGGAAGGATTTTGGAGGAGGGAATGGATCCTGATCAAGCTGCCATGTTTCAGAAAACTAGCTCCATGTACCCAAAGTTCTCTACTTTCTTCAAAAGAGTCACCATTTCCTTGGACCAGAAACTCTATCCTGATAACCATATTATAATTTGGGACTCTGCGCGATCTCCTGCACCTCAGGATGGTTTTGAGGTCAAAAGAAAAGGAGAGCAAGAGTTCACTGCTAATTTAAGACTAGAATTGAATTACATGCCTGAGAAATACAAACTTTCACCAGCTTTAACTGAAGTTCTGGGTATTGAGGTTGAGACTCGTGCTAGAATTGTCTCTTCTATCTGGCATTATGTTAAGGCTCGAAAGTTGCAGAACCCTGATGATCCTTCTTACTTCAACTGTGATCCTCCACTTCAGAAAGTTTTTGGGGAAGGAAAGGTTAAGTTCAATACAGTCACACAAAAGATCACACCTCATTTGTCTCCTCCACAACCCATACATTTGGAACACAGGATTAAGCTTTCTGGAAATAACCCTGTTGGAACTGCTTGTTACGATGTATTGGTTGATGTGCCATTCCCTATCCAGAGGGAGCTGAATGCTTTGCTTGCCAATACCGAAAAGACCAAAGAGATTGAAACTTGCGATGAAGCAATTTGTTCTGCTATAAGGAAGATCCATGAACATAGAAGGAGAAGGGCTTTTTTTCTGGGTTTTAGTCAATCCCCTGTTGAGTTTATTGATGCACTTCTAGAATCCCAGAGCAAGGACCTGAAAGTTGTTAGTGGGGAGCCAAGTCGCAATGTTGAGAAGGAGCGCCGGTCTCAGTTTTACAGCCAACCATG GGTTGAGGATGCTGTTATCCGCTACCTGAATCGCAAGCCAGCTGCTGCTGATGCCCCTGGAAGTGGATGA
- the LOC101249142 gene encoding transcription and mRNA export factor ENY2 produces MRHSVNRPPTPDTRDEQEKEPTLKEIINIKLIESGEKERLMELLRERLVESGWKDEMKALCREYIKKKGRNNITIDDLVHVITPKGRASIPDPIKAELLQRIRTFLVSPTL; encoded by the exons at GAGGCATTCGGTGAATCGTCCACCAACACCTGATACACGGGATGAACAAGAAAAGGAGCCTACACTTAAGGAAATTATCAACATTAAG TTGATTGAAAGTGGGGAAAAGGAAAGATTAATGGAGCTTTTGAGGGAAAGGCTTGTTGAGTCTGGGTGGAAGGATGAAATGAAAGCTCTTTGTAG GGAGTATATAAAGAAGAAAGGACGGAACAATATAACCATTGACGACCTTGTACATGTGATTACCCCAAAAGGCAGAG CTTCAATTCCTGATCCGATCAAAGCTGAATTGCTTCAGAGAATTCGTACATTTCTTGTTTCTCCCACTCTCTGA
- the LOC101248071 gene encoding B2 protein yields MDGMSSYWQFGDELRGQSKVSEDHTWTTGTVKLAEQLRSKGERVNNLDLSKSSAESRFRVYLGLQEDNKWENQYLNMLNFDTKITDNTTKSSFSNDIHNVNSVCPKSNVNSLGNMSFSKFSSNHTNDASSYGNNKNTESINGNNAVDKRFKTLPAAETLPRNEVLGGYIFVCNNDTMQEDLKRQLFGLPPRYKDSVRAITPGLPLFLYNYTTHQLHGIFEATSFGGSNIDPTAWEDKKCKGESRFPAQVKIRIRKLGRALEEDAFRPVLHHYDGPKFRLELSVPETLDLMDLFENTSVFAPV; encoded by the exons ATGGATGGTATGAGCAGCTATTGGCAATTCGGGGATGAGCTTCGAGGACAATCAAAAGTATCGGAGGATCATACATGGACAACGGGTACTGTAAAATTGGCTGAGCAGTTAAGGTCCAAGGGTGAGCGGGTGAATAACCTTGACCTTTCGAAAAGCTCAGCTGAAAGTAGGTTCAGGGTTTATCTTGGTTTACAGGAAGATAACAAGTGGGAAAACCAATACCTCAACATGTTGAATTTTGATACCAAGATAACTGACAATACGACCAAGAGCTCCTTCAGTAATGACATTCACAACGTTAATTCTGTTTGTCCGAAATCCAATGTCAACAGCTTGGGAAATATGTCATTTAGCAAGTTCAGTAGCAACCACACAAATGACGCTAGCAGCTATGGCAATAACAAAAACACTGAGAGTATCAACGGGAACAATGCTGTTGACAAAAGGTTTAAGACTTTGCCTGCTGCTGAGACACTGCCCAGGAATGAGGTTCTTGGTGGGTATATCTTTGTTTGCAACAATGACACAATGCAGGAAGACTTGAAGCGCCAGCTGTTTG GTCTACCTCCAAGGTACAAAGATTCTGTGAGGGCAATAACACCAGGGTTACCGTTGTTCCTCTACAATTACACTACTCACCAGTTGCATGGTATCTTTGAG GCAACAAGTTTTGGAGGTTCTAACATTGATCCAACTGCTTGGGAAGATAAGAAGTGTAAAGGAGAGTCGAGGTTCCCTGCTCAG GTGAAGATCCGTATCAGGAAACTTGGTAGGGCTTTGGAGGAAGATGCTTTTAGACCAGTGCTGCATCACTATGATGGACCCAAATTTCGTCTTGAGCTCTCTGTGCCCGAG ACTTTGGACTTGATGGATCTCTTTGAAAATACCAGCGTGTTCGCGCCAGTCTGA